One segment of Dermochelys coriacea isolate rDerCor1 chromosome 5, rDerCor1.pri.v4, whole genome shotgun sequence DNA contains the following:
- the RPP25L gene encoding ribonuclease P protein subunit p25-like protein yields the protein MENYKKSRIVEKPSPLPFTNLPSDIIEMKVKDGSKIRNLMGYAIGKMESDSVRQILFTGSGKAISKTITCVEIMKRRLKGLHQITKVLFKQTEEIWEPIVPEAGLDSLTVKRNIPAICVLLSKDALDSQEPGYQAPGSFDAFWIETLKAESQGQIKRKQGGGRGAGHTGKHPRSVGGRGESYKKP from the coding sequence ATGGAGAATTATAAGAAATCCAGGATTGTGGAGAAGCCCTCTCCCCTTCCATTCACCAATCTGCCTTCAGATATTATTGAGATGAAAGTGAAGGATGGCAGCAAAATCAGAAATCTTATGGGTTATGCCATTGGCAAGATGGAGTCGGACTCAGTTAGGCAGATTCTTTTCACTGGCTCTGGCAAAGCCATCAGCAAGACTATCACTTGTGTGGAAATCATGAAGCGACGGCTCAAGGGACTCCATCAAATCACCAAAGTGCTCTTCAAACAGACCGAAGAGATCTGGGAGCCCATCGTCCCTGAGGCTGGTCTAGATTCCTTGACAGTGAAGAGAAATATTCCTGCCATATGTGTCTTGCTAAGCAAAGATGCATTAGATTCCCAAGAGCCTGGGTATCAGGCACCAGGCTCTTTTGATGCCTTCTGGATCGAGACACTCAAAGCAGAGTCCCAGGGACAAATTAAGAGAAAGcagggtggaggaaggggggCTGGCCACACAGGAAAGCATCCTAGATCTGTTGGGGGACGTGGAGAATCCTACAAAAAGCCTTGA